Within Diospyros lotus cultivar Yz01 chromosome 15, ASM1463336v1, whole genome shotgun sequence, the genomic segment agaagaaagatatGGCTTTGATGGTTGCACTATTTAATTAGTCTTCTTCAATACTTCCTTGGGCTGTAAAAATTAAATGAGCTATTGGGAGCATTTAAGTGCTTGCAAAAGTTagtcattttaatttgttaGAAGAGAAATTGTTGACAAATGTTAAAATcgatctattattttttttttctgaaacatttgaaatttcaatttggCTTCTTAAGAACTTTCGATATTTTGAAAAAGTAGTCAATTTGTTTAGATAATCGTTTAGTAATTTTAGACATAAGGTTGACTATTTTAAAGGAGAGTCAACATTTTACAATCTCTGTCCACTGTTTTTAAACTTTGAATCAAATAAACGAAAGCATGAAAAACACCTATCGACAGTTCTTAAAGACTGTTGATTGTTTTTGATCTTACATTTAAAATGAtcaacatttttaaatgccAAGTCGATAGATTTTgatctttaaaatatatagcccATATGTCAAAGACATAAATCAGTCAATAATTCACTTAGAGAAGCTAGCAGTTTTGCCTTGATCTTTTAAAATAAgtgtgatttttgaaaaacaattttGACACATGATTCATACATAAATTCATTtgactttaaaaatatatttcttaaatggcaaaaagatatttttcaagataaaatatttGCCAATATGAATTATATATGGCTTGacaaaatgattgaaaaaattaGCATTCTTAGGCCATGAACTTTTCATTTTGATCTTTCAAGGATACACAAAATGCATCAATGTCAAATTTCAAgcttatatgtttatatattttgaaaatcaaaagctaTGAAAAcgttttttataaataaaacgtaatgaagtttttcatcatcaaaataatatcaaaaacaTAACAACGCATTATGGAGTTTCAAATATTTAGAATAGATTCATCAACTTCCTTTAACCATTCCTTCACAACAAGAATGAGTATGTGAGCACAACATCTTAAATGTAAAAATTCATGATGTTCCcttccaattttctttctttcttttcaaatgTCTAATGGCTTCATTATTAGAACTAGCACTCTAATGGAGAAAACCTGATCAATTCCACATTCTATCAAGCATGACTTGACCATTGTACCAATTGTCTCACCCTTATGATTGGAAACTTGACAAAACAAAAGTTTATGATTCTTTTGCTTAATTTGCAATCACTATCAGTCCAATGAGCAAGTAAACACatatggtttaaattttgaatagaTGTCCAAGTATCCATGGTAAATGAGATCTTAGGAGTTTCTTCAATAACTTTTTCTCTTCATCAAATAACTTCAAACAATCTCTAGCAACGGTGAATCGCAAAAAGGAATAACAAATCTTGGTTCCAAGGCTTGGGAGTACATCTTAAACCCGTGCCCCTCTATAAACTTGAACAAAAACTcatcaattattttaaactttgcTAACACCTTTCTCAACTCTTCTTGACTAAAAGTCACAGCTTTAAATGTACCCCTTCCACCTTTCtcttttttcatctcaaaaGATGAGAGGTTTTGCTTGTGGTTGAACCCTTAACGGGCACTTTAGATAATGTTCTTTTAAATGAATCCACATTGTACTTGttccatttttctttgatttagcTACATACTCTTTCTTATAGTAATTAGGTCGTCTCCAATCCAACTAAATTCCACTTGTTAAGCCAAAATTTTAGGAGGAGGGGGAATCAAAGCTACTCCAATGCAACTTGCCATCCAAATAGCAAAAGCCAAATCCGTCACCTTATTTTGGCAATCCTATCGTCCACAGCAACCCTAACCATCCCCTCCCACAACGGTCATGGCTGGCTAAGCATGTTATTTCTGTCATCACCACAGTTGCAACTGTCATCGTCGAAGCACAAATCCCTGTCGAAGAAGACAAAGAGGATGAAGCATGTTGTAGCCAATTTGCCATCAACTTTGAAGACTGCTATTGAAGGCAGTCAGacataatgaaaaagaaaggcCAATGGctagaaaagataaaaagtcaAGATGAAGGGAGGAGACGAACAACAACAAACAAATCGAAGGAGATTGAAGAACAAATCAAAGGAGGAGAATAGAttgttgaaatattatttttaacatattaatattttaaatttattattatagaattaattcaaaaaaattattaaataattttatttaaaaatattaataaatttattttaaaatatattaaattttaatacagtagtgtttattaattaaattagaaaataaatattaaaattttatagtagtgaaaattataaataaggtaaaaaaattagaattgaagtttattaataaataaataaaataagaaatcagaTAGAGAGTATAATAGCGAGTATGGTTGGAGTAAGCATagtttttaagataaaaaaataatatgaaatgaattatttataatataataaagagtAGAATAGAGAGTATGGTTAgagataattttataaaaagttcTATCACTACTCAAACTTATGAATTGCTTCCAAACATCCCTAACCTTCACTTTGCgtctttttcatttttggtgAAAGGGTTTCTATTTGTCACCAGTTTTGTGGGCAGAGGTACCTTCTTGTTTGCAgcttctcattttcatttatattgGCTTCATTGTCTATTACAGTGTCCATCTACAAAATAAAGACATGACCGACCAGAAACCAATATTCTAACTGGTAAACAAAATCTTTAATCAAAGAACCAATTGACTGatgcattattttatttcacaAGCAAACTCAAGGATGAATACGATAGctctaataaataaaatataaatcaatggTCATTTcagtttattaaattatattaaaattaattaatttaaattaatgttcttttattttttattttgattaatattaaaagaaattttaattaaatcacataaaattcCTCCTATAAAACCACACGTGTGCTCCTCTAGATTTGTGAAATGATTTTCAGTTCAATATAcaattgtatatttaatttctgCATAGCGAATGTTATTTTTAAAGACTTCCTaatcccccccaaaaaaatcctaaaatgaGGCCGTAGTAAcactttaaaattcaaataaaaattgtataatAGAATAGCATGTATCCCTAGTGAAGTGGAGGAGATAATTAAATCAGGCAATTTCCAGAATATTCCTAATCTAAGTTCCAGCAAAAAGACATTAATAAAGAGGCGACAAGGTATTTCAGTAACTAGCTATCAGTTTCCACTTATAGCAAAAACAAAGACTCTTAGTTTCAGGGAAAATCTTCCAGAATTTGGCTGAACACGTCAATTCCATGATCGTAGTAATACGGAGACACTAGTCCTTCCTCCATCAAGTTCCATGAAAACCCACTTTGATAGTAATCTGTAAATGTGTCTTCTACAAATGGTTCTGTCCAGAAATCTTCCATTGAAAGGATGCTCTCTTCTGCAGCCCACTTTATGTCACTTAAAACTTCATATACAGAGTTCATGGAGGAGAATTCACTGCAAGAATTTTCCCAGGAAAATGGCAGATCAGTTAGTTCATTGGCAGCTTCTATGGAGCCCAATTCATCACTCGTTTGGCCGGCTTCACAATGCTGCTTTTGGCCGGACTGCACTCCCGGCTGGTTGGCTTCCGATTGGGAAGTTTCGCCGGAGGAAGTAATCTTCTCTTTGATCAGTTCAGATGTCGGTTGATTTGCTTTGAGGCGCTTCTTGAGGTGTGTGTGCCAGTGGTTCTTTATGTCATTGTCGGTTCTTCCTGGTAGTTTTGCAGCAATGGCTGACCATCTGCAAATGGGAGAAGCTCAAGATTAAGATTATAATTGTGAGAGTGCCTTACAAGTACTTATCATTTTGCTCATGAATTGGAAAGAAACTGATCAAGCGAGAATATGACACCTCCTGCAGGTTCGTAGTTCAGAGGGAAAGGGTGGATGGAGAATGGAGAATGTCCATTAAGTCTTTGAATATGAGTCCCATGAGTACTCTCTGTCATTTCGGTCTTGGTGGACCATTCGTCACAAAGTTATTTCCAGTTTAATTAAGGGCGAAACAAAAGGGACTAATGAGGCTGGTCATTAAAGCCTATCTTTCTGTAGTGTCTCGTGGAATCTAATTGGCCAATAATATACGATTCAGATCGATGAATTTGAGCTGAACATCATCACCAAACTGGGTATGCAAATCATATACATGTAAGTTGATACACACGCacgcatacacacacacacatatatgttttatttaaaagcGAAATTGTGGATGTTTGTTAAGTATTGATAATCCGTACTTATTTCCTAGCTTTTCGTGTAAGTGCATGACGAGATTGTCTTCTTCTCTACTGTAATTCCCCCGCTTCACATTTGGACGCAAGTAATTCAACCACCGCAGCCTGCAACTCTTCCCTGATCTCGATAGACCTGATCAAACAAACAATATATTCCATTAGCCAATCgttttacatctcaaaaaaaaTAGCACCCATGTCAAATTAATTAGGAGTTCATGAAGAAAATGGTattgatgagagagagagagagagagaggccatATATATACCCGCAAACTTGGGAAGTTGACGCCAGTTCCAGTGGCCATATCTCTGAATGTAAACTTTCAACTTGTTATCTTCTTCAGGGCTCCATTCTCCTTTCTTCATTCCATTTCTGTCAATGCTCCGTCCTCtcaccattctctctctctctctctgacaaGACCATAAGCTCCGAGCAATACCTAAATCTCACGAACCTCGGTCCCTATTTATAACCCTAAATCAAGAACGTGCCGTGGAGAGGTCACAAAGAAGCTTCATGGGTGAAAAGGTCAAGGGGGGTTGTTGCTATATGGATTAATGCATTGACAATGTACAATGATGTGCCTATGATAACTCTCTTATAATTCATTCTTATACCCAGAACAAAtagtatttttccttaattttatgACGATAAACAATTATATCCATTTGCTTCTTGCAAAGAAATTTAGCAATTGTTTTTGTGTACTTCAAGACAACATTATACACAACGATCCATTGAATTTTGCCTGTTTACCTCATGTTTCACATGCTGGTTTGGATTTATTCATTCttttaatatgctttgtgtgCAAACAGATCCACGAACCATGGGGATTAGATCAATTATAGGTAACTGCTGTCCAATTGAGTTTTTATGTAGAAATCTCACACGATATTGGGTGGGAAATAAAAAATTGGTTGTTAAATAGTTTACGAAAATGCCACTGATAgccccattttttctttttttgtttttgggtggGGGCTGTAGTGTGAAACCACAGTAACAAATACATCTAATAATTTACAAACTACGTATATCAACCATGCACATGAAAGTTTGAGTgtgaatttaataatttattttaagtgttttttttttatagaaattttatcaaaatatgatattgACTTTACGTATCATAATAAATCTAGTATCATAAAAAGACTCCGACCTTATCAGGCCACTAGAGAGATAAACTCTATAGTCTTTGCTACCCCATTTTTGCTGCCATTAGCCTCATTTTCATTGTTGAGGCAATTGTCAATCCCTACACATATCATTGACCTTCATCACCTTTTTTTTAGAGTAGATCCTCCTCCTTATTTCTCCTAAAAGCTTTGTATCCACAGCCCTAGATTGaatattttccctttttctcctATCCCTTTAGCCCTTTCCATTAATTCTCCCCCTTTCTTTGTCTCACAAGAGATCtctattttaaatctaaaagtTGTTTGTTAATCTTCGTTGTTTTACGCAAAATGGGAGTGGGATTTTTGGTATTGGCTTTCTTGGTCCTTGCCTATGTGCCGACCACAATTGTGTTGGATCAATCTTCAAGAGAgaaaaaaacttaatttgatTAAGCCCTTGTCATATGATGATTTTGCTCTTGCCCAATCTAACCTAAATTCTCTCAACTACAGCATACTCTAGTCTTTCTTTGTGTTTATCCTTTGTAATTCGGAGATTCCCGTATATTTTACCTTTTGTTTGGTTCTGGCCTCTCTCCTTATTTAGCTAGTTTTGGCCTCTATATGTATCATCTTTTTCCATGGCTTCAaccttaatattttattttagcaaaaaaggaaaataaatctaCAATTGTGACAAGGATTGTAGTAATTTCAGAATATTAAAAATGGATAACAATCGAGGTTGAGCAACGAACCCTTTTGGGGAATGGCTTTCAAGTTGATGGAACCTGAGATTATCTAGAGAACAATAATCATCTCGATAAGGATAAAATGATGAGTTTAGGGAACGATTGTCACGTTGATAAAGatgaaatcatcaaaataatgaaTTCCAAAAGATATAGTAAAATCGTTCCTTGTCTGCTAATGAATAAGGATAAAGAACAAGAGGACAAATAGAAAACTTATTTGTTTTATTGAACAAGAAAGGGCAAGATCTGGGCAAATAGTTGTAGTCTCGGATGCACGTGAGAAATACTGTTAATTAACTTAGTCACATGATTTAAAGAAAggagttcaattaattaattagttaatactaaataattagTGAACGAATCgcatgtatatttatttatacgCACGTCCCTTCGACTTTGACATGGGTTGGTGAAGGTTCTCCGAATGGCGTTTAACCATGAATGAAGACGTGTTTCTTGCGGACGTCTCCCCGATTATTATGCATGTTTAGAAAATACTAGAACCTCTGATGGTGCaagattataaaataaaaaatgaattgtaAGTTGAATGGATGTGAAAGTTGAACTGTAGGTGACGTAGATTAATGTGTTAAAGTTAGTTCGTCAGGTTAATTACGGTTTTGGTGGGTGTGCTTGcaaaacaaaggaaaaactTCATTGGGCCTCTTAATAAGTGAAATCAAGTTGTGTTCTTTACAGACCATCTGCATAAGTTGAATTCCAAAAACCCCTTAAAAATTACTTTCATTCCACATTTCGTTTATGGCTGAAAATTTTGTGCTCCGATGGCCAGCGAGATCGATGCAGGGAAAATGGATAAACTAGCTAGTTTCTTTTAGATTCCTTTTACCAGTTCAATGCATTCTGATACTCCTCCCACATGCCATATGAATGTAGAAATTCCTCACCGGAAACCGGAGATTGAGCCGAGAAAACTCCCTGAAAATCGTTCGCGGTGTCATACTTGTCTACCTGAAACGGTTCCGTCCAAAAACTCCCGGCCGTTTCGGCCAACGCTTCGGAAGGCGAAGCATCATTCTCTGCGGCGACGCTCGTTGAGTTCATCGTCGCAGAATCTAGCGCCGGCGAGCTTGATTCACAGGACGACGGCGGCAGTGAGAAGAGCGAGCTTTCAAAGATTTCGAGAGTAAAAGAGTAGTTTGAGGAAGAATTAATCTTGTGTTGTGATGCTACTCTTTTTTGTCCAGTCTTTTTGCGTCTGCAAGGATGATTGGAGCTAGAGTTTTTGGGTCTTGAGATTGGGGTTTGCCTTGAGTTTCTGTTGATGTAGGTGTGCCAGTGGTTTTTGATGTCATTGTCTGTTCTTCCTGGTAACTGCGCAGCCATGGCAGACCATCTGTACAAAGAAGATAGCAAAGAGATGTTAAACTGATCAAATCTATTTCCCAAAGAGAACTATTATTATTGCATCATTCTTTTTCCCGGTAAAAGGGGTGAATCAGATTTCAAGTTAAGGACACCTATGCACGTAAATAAGAGCCTACCCAAGGCTAGTTGCATTTTAAAgctaacatttaaaaataatttttagtgacaaaaatttcatcattaaaatttttaaatatatttttaatttaacgacAAAATTAGTCACTAAAATTctattactaaaaaataaaaaaaattaaataaaaaattaaaatttaacgacggattccattgctaaaatataaaaataaataaaaagttaaaatttagtgataggtCACGACtgtagttaaaaaattaaaaaaaattaaataaaaaattaaaatttaatgacgaAATCCTACCTGTTgctaaaaaacaaacaaaaattaaataaaaatttaaatttagcgataggatcatacctgtcactaaaaaatataaaaatataaaatttatcgaATGGATCACCctatcacaaaaaaataaaaaataattaaataaaatattaaaatttagcgatgtaGTCACCTCGTTACTTGTCAACGTTCGATTTCAGctgaccgtgattcgttttgggccgcggtgagtaaATCCAAAAAtgtcaggaaaaaaaaaagaacccaAAAATCTAACGTGAGTCAACACcgaaatttttacgtggttcagccagAACGATACCTGCTCCACGACCGCACTTTGATTATTCCTTCAGAATGGCAGTATCCGATTATTCTCCCTGTCCCTCATGATATCtatcattcttatttatactAAGGGGCTTTtataatttagataacataaagaaatacaatgagtgtataatgggggacaaacagcccTTATCGTCTTCACAAAACTGGGAgtgagatcctcattacgaggggcatgagCTGTTGCAAATAAAGTGAACGGACCCTATCTCTGACTTCTCAacagctttgccactcatgcgagctAGAGGTTTTAAGCCAGCGACCTGAATGATCCAGTGATCTGAAGGATATTTCTGGGAGCTCATTAGTCGATTGCTGGGAGCTCGTTGGGGGCTTATCGGGAGCTCGCCaaatgctcgctttacgagtttcAAATTTCGGTGGTGGCTGGACTTTCCTTGGCGAGGTCGTCTGGGCCTTCTTGGCTTCGGGTGATTGGGCCAGTCCATCGGACCGAGTTTGGTCCATACGGGGTGAtacgggaaatacatataacattactaaaaactaaaaaaaaataaaataaaattgtaaaatttagcgacaggatcatcccgtggctaaaaaataaaaataaattaaaatttagcaacagagtcacacccatcgctaaaaaattaaaaaaattaaatttatttagctatgaaaaattacatttaaacatatcataataatttttactaacattagaattagtaaaaattaaactaataattttttaaacatattacaaattaaaatcaaaataagaacataatttttcactgttaatataataatttataaacttttatttaaattaataacgaaataaaattaatattaatatttatttccctttactaacattaatattaaaattaatatcattaaataagtttagaaaattttgaagtgtaaatataattatgaaaagtttgaaagagaattataaatatgttttatacacattaataaataaagaGGCTTCCAGATCGGCTGGCTCGCGCGTAGaacttggtcatgagaggttgggggttcgaatccgATAAAGCTGGAGATAATAGATAAGAGTAATATCCCAGGGTTGCCACGTGACGCGCATGAGGGGAGGGCGAGGGTTGGAAAGTGTTGAATTTTGTTTCCTTCGCTAAATTCAGCAACAAGTTTATCCCCCATCACACACTAATTTCGTTTAGCGACGAGTACaaccccattgctaaaaaaatttcaactctAAATTTCAACGGCGTCCTTTTTAACGACAGAAAGGtactcgtcactaaattcatcgttaaaaaatttaacgacggatATTGATGTTTTAGTAACAAAATTTTTTATCGCTAAaacattgatttttttgtagtgtttttcGCTCTTAAACCTAAATTACCATAGCAAGCAACTAATTAGGCCCCAAGGGCTAAAAGGGATTGCGCAAtatgtgtctatatatatatatatatatatatatatataagagattTTAATTTGAAAGATTTCTCTTTACACTTCAATTCTCATGTTAGCTATCACCCGGTGATTTTATCATACTATATTATACCTGCAAGAAGATCTTtgttacattattttttagtgataattttattattttgttcaatatatatatccattcatccGATTTGAACTTATTTGTGTACAAAATATAAAGGCGCACGGTGTgtaattaaagaagaaattaaattgCAATAAATTCCAGTACCTATTCCCAAGTGACTGGTGCAACTGAATGATAAtctgttcttcttccttgctGAAGTTCCCCTTCTTGATGTTTGGCCGCAGATAGTTCAACCAGCGCAATCTGCAGCTCTTCCCACACCTTGACAGTCCTTCAAGAGATAACCAAAAcaatagtatataattaatgcaaagaaaaattaaaaccataatttcatgaaaataatattgcactagctagtatatatatatatatatatatggtggccaatttgttgttaaaattggatttttatgtttttcgtGAAAATCTACACAACCCCATTTGAGATGTTTCCGGGTACATAGGAGCACTTTCCGGAAAATATAGGTTTAGCCGTAATTAATATTCCCATTCAGATGGATAAAAATAAACCTAGCTAGGAGGCattaaaaggaaagagaaacaaACATTTCATGTACATGTACATGTACATGTAATTAAAGATCGTTCTATGTTTCCTTCTATCCAAACACCGATATCGATCTTTACCTGCAATCCTGGGAAGTTGGCGCCAGTTGGAACATCCATGTTTAGTAATAAAATCCTTGAGCTTCTTGTCTTCCTCCGGAGACCAAGTTCCCTTCTTCAGTCCACTCCTTTCACAGCAAGAACAGctcgccatctctctctctctctctctctctaagaattTAAGACTctagactatatatatatacacacacaaatatagtGAATGTGGagcacacatgtatatatatatagtg encodes:
- the LOC127791664 gene encoding transcription factor MYB14-like, with the protein product MVRGRSIDRNGMKKGEWSPEEDNKLKVYIQRYGHWNWRQLPKFAGLSRSGKSCRLRWLNYLRPNVKRGNYSREEDNLVMHLHEKLGNKWSAIAAKLPGRTDNDIKNHWHTHLKKRLKANQPTSELIKEKITSSGETSQSEANQPGVQSGQKQHCEAGQTSDELGSIEAANELTDLPFSWENSCSEFSSMNSVYEVLSDIKWAAEESILSMEDFWTEPFVEDTFTDYYQSGFSWNLMEEGLVSPYYYDHGIDVFSQILEDFP
- the LOC127791374 gene encoding transcription factor MYB15-like; translated protein: MASCSCCERSGLKKGTWSPEEDKKLKDFITKHGCSNWRQLPRIAGLSRCGKSCRLRWLNYLRPNIKKGNFSKEEEQIIIQLHQSLGNRWSAMAAQLPGRTDNDIKNHWHTYINRNSRQTPISRPKNSSSNHPCRRKKTGQKRVASQHKINSSSNYSFTLEIFESSLFSLPPSSCESSSPALDSATMNSTSVAAENDASPSEALAETAGSFWTEPFQVDKYDTANDFQGVFSAQSPVSGEEFLHSYGMWEEYQNALNW